One genomic window of Eggerthella timonensis includes the following:
- the nhaA gene encoding Na+/H+ antiporter NhaA, with protein MTSEKNTDVRQGRKHAPGEETPPACLSGDPTCATTERILEPEVRHHHRRKRKLLEFTHSSTRATMLMLAAAVAALVIENTPVLPYFAEFWHTFDIGISLGDFAPHISLEHFINDFLMAIFFLLVGLEIKFEMTAGELKNPRKALLPILGAAGGAIVPALVYTAVNVGSGFEQGWGVPMANDIAFCLGILALLGSRIPAGLRSFLSTLTIADDIIAIMVIALFYTANLDVAWLAGGLGLFAVLIVFNRLHIYDLLPYILVGLGMWVCFLMSGVHATIAGVLMALAIPARSQVKLERAPGWFAARARRADDRYDPGEPDIVQKEYLSEVAEIGRVSRLSIPPITRLDHRLHIPVYFFILPLFAFSNASVVLTGMDPLSIVTNPVTIGVFCGLLFGKPLGIFLATWLTVKLKLSDLPQGVNWGHIVGVSVLGGVGFTMAIFVTNLAFVDPNMIAMAKAAILAASLIAGIAGFFILRAVTDEEDQEEVVEP; from the coding sequence ATGACATCAGAGAAAAACACCGACGTGCGCCAGGGGCGCAAGCACGCTCCTGGCGAGGAAACGCCGCCTGCTTGCTTGAGCGGCGATCCCACCTGCGCGACAACCGAGCGCATCCTCGAGCCGGAAGTGCGTCACCATCATCGGCGCAAGCGCAAGCTGCTCGAATTCACCCACTCGTCCACGCGCGCGACCATGCTCATGCTGGCTGCAGCCGTGGCGGCGCTCGTCATCGAGAACACCCCGGTGCTGCCGTACTTCGCCGAATTCTGGCACACGTTCGACATCGGCATCTCGCTGGGCGACTTCGCGCCGCATATCTCGCTCGAGCATTTCATCAACGACTTCCTCATGGCCATCTTCTTCCTGCTGGTGGGCCTCGAGATCAAGTTCGAGATGACGGCGGGCGAGCTCAAGAACCCGCGCAAGGCGCTGCTGCCCATCCTCGGCGCGGCCGGCGGCGCTATCGTGCCTGCGCTCGTGTACACGGCGGTGAACGTGGGCAGCGGGTTCGAGCAGGGCTGGGGCGTCCCCATGGCGAACGATATCGCGTTCTGCCTGGGCATTCTCGCATTGCTCGGCAGCCGCATCCCGGCGGGGCTGCGCTCGTTCCTCTCGACGCTCACCATCGCCGACGACATCATCGCCATCATGGTGATCGCCCTCTTTTACACCGCGAACCTCGACGTGGCATGGCTGGCCGGCGGCTTGGGTCTGTTCGCCGTGCTCATCGTGTTCAACCGGCTGCACATCTACGACCTGCTGCCGTACATCCTCGTGGGCTTGGGGATGTGGGTGTGCTTCCTCATGTCGGGCGTGCACGCCACCATCGCCGGCGTGCTGATGGCGCTTGCCATTCCGGCGCGCTCGCAGGTGAAGCTCGAGCGCGCTCCCGGCTGGTTCGCGGCACGCGCACGCAGGGCCGACGACCGTTACGACCCCGGCGAGCCCGACATCGTGCAGAAGGAGTACCTGTCCGAAGTGGCCGAGATCGGCCGCGTGTCGCGCCTGTCCATCCCGCCTATCACGCGTCTCGACCACCGTCTGCACATCCCCGTGTACTTCTTCATCCTCCCGCTGTTCGCGTTCTCGAACGCCAGCGTGGTGCTGACGGGCATGGATCCGCTGTCCATCGTCACGAACCCGGTGACCATCGGCGTGTTCTGCGGTCTCTTGTTCGGCAAGCCGCTCGGCATCTTCCTGGCCACGTGGCTTACCGTGAAGCTGAAGCTGTCCGACCTGCCGCAGGGCGTGAACTGGGGCCATATCGTGGGCGTGTCGGTGCTGGGCGGCGTGGGCTTCACCATGGCCATCTTCGTGACGAACCTCGCGTTCGTCGACCCGAACATGATCGCCATGGCGAAGGCAGCCATCTTGGCGGCGTCGCTGATCGCCGGCATCGCCGGATTCTTCATCCTGCGCGCCGTGACCGACGAGGAAGACCAGGAAGAGGTCGTCGAGCCCTAG
- a CDS encoding TM2 domain-containing protein has product MATNEPLNSAVDEVAAAEAELKAAQEKLEAAKAKLAATSGDACVVEDETVAAIVVDEATGEVEAVVVEDVAVVSCDAEPATAEDAPNADEKAEAVPAEPAESAKPAKPVEEPEPDWVPYSTAQASAPSAAPQAAPVQPPMPADAPAASTAPTQPVGAAPAPGQPAQPGYYGAPGYGAPQTPPHAGPGAVPPQQPYYGYQQPYYQQPYGQPMVSTKDHVAAGLLAIFLGAFGIHKFYLGYNTAGFIMLAVTIIGGVLTFSLASWVIWVIAIIEGILYLTKSQTEFEQIYVLNKREWF; this is encoded by the coding sequence ATGGCCACCAACGAACCTTTGAACAGCGCAGTGGACGAGGTTGCCGCTGCTGAAGCGGAGCTCAAGGCCGCTCAGGAAAAACTGGAAGCCGCGAAGGCGAAGTTGGCTGCGACGTCCGGCGATGCGTGCGTCGTCGAGGACGAGACGGTTGCGGCTATCGTGGTCGACGAGGCGACGGGCGAGGTCGAAGCCGTCGTCGTCGAAGACGTGGCGGTCGTGTCGTGCGACGCGGAACCCGCGACCGCGGAGGATGCGCCGAACGCGGACGAGAAGGCGGAAGCGGTTCCTGCCGAGCCTGCCGAGTCGGCCAAGCCTGCCAAGCCCGTTGAGGAACCGGAACCGGATTGGGTGCCGTACTCCACGGCCCAGGCGTCAGCTCCTTCTGCTGCGCCCCAGGCGGCTCCCGTGCAGCCTCCGATGCCGGCCGACGCTCCCGCCGCGTCCACCGCTCCCACGCAGCCCGTTGGCGCAGCTCCGGCGCCCGGCCAGCCCGCACAGCCCGGCTACTATGGCGCGCCCGGCTACGGCGCGCCGCAGACTCCGCCGCATGCCGGCCCTGGCGCCGTGCCGCCGCAGCAACCGTACTACGGCTACCAGCAACCGTACTATCAGCAGCCGTACGGCCAGCCGATGGTATCGACGAAGGACCACGTGGCGGCCGGCCTGCTGGCCATCTTCTTGGGCGCGTTCGGCATCCACAAGTTCTATCTGGGTTACAACACTGCCGGCTTCATCATGCTGGCAGTCACCATCATCGGCGGCGTGCTGACGTTCTCGCTGGCTTCATGGGTGATCTGGGTCATCGCCATCATCGAGGGCATCCTGTACCTCACGAAGTCCCAAACCGAGTTCGAGCAGATCTACGTGCTGAACAAGCGCGAGTGGTTCTAG
- a CDS encoding aldolase, which translates to MPKITRDQVRVPADVMPESRDEYIENFMKATRGTGRLMLFACDQKIEHLNKDFYGEGIDIADAEPQHLFEIGRQGVCGVLAGQRGLIAQYAADYPEINYLVKMNSKTNIVPGSQDDPYSPQLYDLDAVLAMREAGVNIVGIGYTIYLGSEYESTMMAEAGELIAQAHANGLLVVLWIYPRGKAVKAEKDPALIAGAAGVALCLGADFVKVNPPKPEDGTAPAEALKIATMASGRTGLVCAGGSTVDAETFLTQLYDQIHTGGAVGNATGRNIHQRSLAEAVRLTKAISAITLADYSVEDALDVFNGDEDFSL; encoded by the coding sequence ATGCCCAAAATCACTCGTGACCAGGTGAGGGTGCCGGCCGACGTCATGCCGGAATCCCGTGACGAGTACATTGAGAACTTCATGAAGGCAACCCGTGGTACGGGCCGCCTCATGCTGTTCGCCTGCGATCAGAAGATCGAGCACCTCAACAAGGACTTCTACGGTGAGGGCATCGACATCGCCGACGCCGAGCCGCAGCACCTCTTCGAGATCGGCCGCCAGGGCGTGTGCGGCGTGTTGGCTGGCCAGCGCGGCCTTATCGCGCAGTACGCCGCCGACTATCCCGAGATCAACTACCTCGTGAAGATGAACTCCAAGACGAACATCGTGCCGGGCAGCCAGGACGATCCCTACTCGCCGCAGCTCTACGACTTGGACGCCGTGCTGGCCATGCGCGAGGCGGGCGTCAACATCGTGGGCATCGGCTACACCATCTACCTGGGCAGCGAGTACGAGTCCACCATGATGGCCGAGGCCGGCGAGCTCATCGCCCAGGCCCACGCCAACGGCCTGCTGGTCGTGCTGTGGATCTACCCGCGCGGCAAGGCCGTCAAGGCCGAGAAGGACCCGGCGCTCATCGCCGGCGCGGCGGGCGTGGCCCTGTGCCTCGGCGCCGACTTCGTCAAGGTGAACCCGCCGAAGCCCGAGGACGGCACTGCGCCGGCCGAGGCGCTCAAGATCGCCACGATGGCGTCCGGTCGCACGGGCCTCGTGTGCGCCGGCGGTTCGACGGTTGACGCCGAGACGTTCCTCACCCAGCTGTACGATCAGATCCACACGGGCGGCGCCGTGGGCAATGCCACCGGCCGCAACATCCACCAGCGCTCGCTGGCCGAGGCGGTTCGCCTGACCAAGGCCATCAGCGCCATCACGCTGGCCGACTACTCCGTGGAAGACGCGCTCGACGTCTTCAACGGCGACGAGGACTTCTCGCTGTAG
- a CDS encoding TVP38/TMEM64 family protein: MTDEKKPSRKIEKADIFKFAGLIAFFAIMVLIVVLLWPYFGDLFEEGGIERIIADVRDAGPVGFLILLGLQFLQIVVAFIPGEVVQIAAGLLYGPWLGSLIILVGCVVSSAFIFALVHKLGAPFVQSMVPTQYLNKFRKFELTGKLNIIVFILFLIPGLPKDVFTYLVPLTDMRMRTFLLLSNVGRIPGIVVSAYAADGLAEGRLMESVIIFAVAAVIAVLGIVFRERIMKLLEKHSDKKN; the protein is encoded by the coding sequence ATGACTGACGAGAAAAAGCCCAGCCGTAAAATCGAGAAAGCCGACATTTTCAAGTTCGCCGGCCTCATCGCATTCTTCGCCATCATGGTGCTGATCGTGGTGCTGTTGTGGCCGTACTTCGGCGACCTCTTCGAAGAAGGCGGTATCGAGCGGATCATCGCCGACGTGCGCGATGCGGGGCCCGTCGGGTTCCTGATCCTACTGGGACTGCAGTTCTTGCAGATCGTTGTGGCGTTCATCCCCGGCGAGGTCGTGCAGATCGCGGCCGGCCTGCTGTACGGACCGTGGCTCGGCTCCTTGATCATCCTGGTCGGGTGCGTCGTCTCGAGCGCGTTCATCTTCGCGCTCGTGCACAAGCTGGGCGCGCCTTTCGTGCAGAGCATGGTGCCTACGCAGTACCTCAACAAGTTCCGCAAATTCGAGCTGACCGGCAAGCTCAACATCATAGTGTTCATTCTCTTCCTGATCCCCGGTTTGCCCAAGGACGTGTTCACCTATCTCGTGCCGCTGACGGACATGCGGATGCGCACGTTCTTGCTGCTGTCGAACGTGGGACGCATCCCGGGCATCGTCGTGTCCGCGTATGCGGCTGACGGGCTGGCGGAGGGACGCCTGATGGAGAGCGTGATCATCTTCGCGGTGGCAGCTGTGATCGCCGTGTTGGGCATCGTGTTCCGCGAACGCATCATGAAGCTGCTCGAGAAGCATTCCGACAAAAAGAACTAG
- a CDS encoding PspA/IM30 family protein, translating to MGILDRFTDIVKANINDLLDRAEDPAKMIDQYLRDLTDSLAEVKEQTAGVMAEEARTKRLVDDCAADVEKYDGLARKALQAGNEDDARAFLAKKQELGAKAAGLQAAYEAAHENASKMRQMHDKLVDDIEELKGRREGIKAKVAVAKTQDKVNEFTAGADKAEGAMSAFDRMEAKADQMLDRANAMNELNQQPIDAAAELEAKYADAGSDAAVDEELAKLKADMGL from the coding sequence ATGGGAATTCTGGACCGATTCACCGACATTGTGAAAGCGAACATCAACGACCTGCTCGATCGGGCGGAAGACCCCGCCAAGATGATCGACCAGTACCTTCGCGACCTGACCGACAGCCTGGCCGAGGTGAAGGAGCAGACGGCCGGCGTGATGGCGGAGGAGGCGCGTACGAAGCGCCTCGTGGACGATTGCGCCGCCGACGTCGAGAAGTACGACGGCCTGGCCCGCAAAGCCCTCCAAGCCGGCAACGAGGATGATGCCCGTGCGTTCCTCGCCAAGAAGCAGGAGCTCGGGGCGAAGGCGGCCGGCCTTCAGGCCGCGTACGAGGCCGCGCACGAGAACGCCTCCAAGATGCGCCAAATGCACGATAAGCTAGTGGACGATATCGAGGAGTTGAAGGGCCGGCGCGAGGGCATCAAGGCCAAGGTGGCCGTGGCGAAGACTCAGGACAAAGTCAACGAATTCACCGCGGGCGCCGACAAGGCGGAGGGCGCCATGAGCGCGTTCGATCGGATGGAGGCTAAGGCCGACCAGATGCTCGATCGCGCGAACGCCATGAACGAGCTTAACCAGCAGCCGATCGACGCGGCCGCCGAGCTCGAAGCGAAGTACGCCGATGCCGGCAGCGATGCGGCAGTGGACGAGGAGCTGGCGAAGCTCAAAGCGGATATGGGTTTGTAG
- the nrdD gene encoding anaerobic ribonucleoside-triphosphate reductase: protein MEAVMDTTNPMGDMVVNDRLTVDGVNVLVGYTNESDQHVTEAEIRAYLERGALQHPNSAVTGLALLVDGEDVGIRYELAPVPFDRIRRITGYLVGTMDRWNDAKTSEEADRVKHGVYREDRAFACANGC from the coding sequence ATGGAAGCGGTTATGGACACGACGAATCCGATGGGCGATATGGTTGTGAACGACCGGCTGACCGTTGACGGCGTGAACGTATTGGTGGGCTACACCAACGAGAGCGACCAGCACGTGACCGAGGCGGAGATCCGCGCGTACCTCGAACGCGGAGCGCTGCAACATCCGAACAGCGCCGTGACCGGGCTCGCGCTGCTGGTGGATGGCGAAGACGTGGGAATTCGCTACGAGCTGGCACCCGTTCCGTTCGATCGCATCCGTCGTATCACGGGCTATCTCGTGGGCACGATGGATCGTTGGAACGACGCGAAAACATCCGAGGAGGCCGACCGTGTGAAGCACGGCGTCTATCGCGAGGATCGCGCGTTCGCGTGCGCGAACGGTTGCTAG
- a CDS encoding YtxH domain-containing protein: protein MGNKFGAFLAGGLAGAVVALLYAPRSGQETRAMVTDKMNTAWGEAQELGSQASANMQHAYQDAASKGQEVVQDVAAKGQELYGQASQRVQEAADNIKPAFSQKNDELRDKIEAARQRIASQVAKNAEQAHDAVSDTIPVAADTAHDAVDKVEDKAQDVADTAKHKAEEAADKISGDDK, encoded by the coding sequence ATGGGCAACAAATTTGGAGCTTTTTTGGCTGGTGGGTTGGCCGGCGCGGTTGTCGCGCTGCTGTACGCCCCCCGGTCTGGTCAGGAAACGCGCGCTATGGTCACCGATAAGATGAACACGGCGTGGGGCGAGGCGCAGGAGCTGGGCTCCCAGGCCAGCGCCAACATGCAGCATGCATACCAGGATGCTGCGTCCAAGGGCCAGGAAGTCGTGCAGGATGTGGCCGCGAAGGGCCAGGAGCTGTACGGCCAGGCTTCGCAGCGCGTGCAGGAAGCCGCCGACAACATCAAGCCGGCGTTCTCGCAGAAGAACGACGAGCTGCGCGACAAGATCGAAGCGGCGCGCCAGCGCATCGCCTCGCAGGTAGCCAAGAACGCCGAGCAAGCGCACGATGCGGTGAGCGACACCATCCCCGTCGCTGCCGATACGGCGCATGACGCCGTCGACAAGGTCGAGGACAAGGCGCAGGACGTGGCTGACACGGCGAAGCACAAGGCCGAAGAGGCTGCCGACAAGATCTCCGGCGACGACAAGTAA
- the mscL gene encoding large conductance mechanosensitive channel protein MscL — protein sequence MKKFFEEFKEFINQGNVMDLAVAVVIGTAFTAIVNSVVSDLIMPLISLVTGGINFSDMKISLGSGPDAAAFTYGNFINAVIQFLIIAFVVFLIVKAMNKARTLTTRGKHAEEMEAPHCPFCLEEVQEGATRCPHCTAELPAPAAPTPKMS from the coding sequence GGCAACGTCATGGATTTGGCCGTGGCGGTGGTCATCGGCACGGCGTTCACCGCCATCGTGAACTCGGTGGTGAGCGACCTCATCATGCCGTTGATCTCGCTGGTCACGGGCGGCATCAATTTCTCGGACATGAAGATATCGCTGGGCAGCGGCCCCGATGCGGCCGCATTCACGTACGGCAACTTCATCAACGCCGTCATCCAGTTCCTCATCATCGCGTTCGTGGTGTTCCTCATCGTGAAGGCTATGAACAAGGCGCGCACGCTGACCACCCGCGGCAAGCATGCCGAGGAGATGGAAGCGCCCCACTGCCCGTTCTGCCTGGAAGAGGTGCAGGAAGGCGCCACGCGCTGCCCGCATTGCACGGCCGAACTGCCCGCTCCCGCCGCGCCTACGCCTAAAATGAGCTAG
- a CDS encoding PRC-barrel domain-containing protein translates to MASKLITTHELTGVRVVGGKNGTKRIGKVRRFVFHPKEKRCVGFIVKRPDLLWMFRRKDKFVSIEGYDIVDGRIVVRDIPEATDKAACKALGVNWDECVLWVGLPVMTEDGTSLGMVGNVTFNRITGAVDTFDTDSGATANALLGKRTIPADLVKGFRRGMGVALAQVGSEGRETDEVVLGAMLVDDAAKELAAEGGVAEKAGAATAVAVDKVHSTVDKAKPVVSEAAKKTGEVVNKGAYATGKQIAATKGMFSGFKEEYDKARGVKPDPDEQALATSDDEAASAPASPKPKSAAAPKKTTTAKKPAPKKNMFAAFKEEYDKARHDD, encoded by the coding sequence ATGGCAAGCAAACTCATCACCACGCATGAGCTCACGGGCGTTCGCGTCGTGGGCGGCAAGAACGGCACGAAGCGCATCGGCAAGGTGCGCCGTTTCGTATTCCATCCGAAAGAGAAGCGCTGCGTCGGCTTCATCGTGAAGCGCCCCGACCTGCTGTGGATGTTCCGTCGCAAGGACAAGTTCGTGTCCATCGAGGGGTACGACATCGTGGACGGCCGCATCGTCGTGCGCGACATCCCCGAGGCCACCGACAAAGCCGCGTGCAAAGCGCTCGGTGTCAACTGGGACGAGTGCGTGCTGTGGGTGGGGCTTCCGGTCATGACCGAGGACGGCACGTCGCTGGGCATGGTGGGCAACGTCACGTTCAACCGCATCACCGGCGCGGTGGACACCTTCGACACTGATTCCGGTGCCACCGCCAACGCCCTTTTGGGCAAGCGCACCATTCCGGCTGACCTCGTCAAAGGGTTCCGTCGCGGCATGGGCGTGGCGCTCGCGCAGGTGGGCTCCGAGGGTCGCGAGACCGACGAGGTGGTGCTCGGCGCGATGCTGGTCGACGACGCTGCGAAGGAGCTCGCTGCGGAAGGCGGCGTTGCCGAGAAGGCGGGGGCGGCCACGGCCGTGGCCGTCGACAAGGTTCACTCCACGGTGGACAAGGCGAAGCCCGTGGTCAGCGAGGCCGCCAAGAAAACCGGCGAAGTGGTGAACAAGGGCGCGTACGCCACCGGCAAGCAGATCGCCGCCACGAAGGGCATGTTCTCCGGCTTCAAAGAGGAGTACGACAAGGCCCGCGGCGTCAAGCCCGATCCTGACGAGCAGGCGCTTGCGACGTCGGATGACGAGGCCGCTTCCGCGCCCGCGTCCCCGAAGCCCAAGTCGGCCGCCGCGCCGAAGAAGACCACGACCGCCAAGAAGCCTGCGCCCAAGAAGAACATGTTCGCAGCCTTCAAAGAGGAGTACGACAAGGCCCGCCACGATGACTGA